Within the Thermosynechococcaceae cyanobacterium Okahandja genome, the region TTATAGCGAGTTATAGCGAGTCGTCATCGTCCCTAACGTTGAACCCCTTAAATACCTCAGGTTCTTGGCCTACTACTGCTATCCCTTTGAATACCGTTGGAATTTGTGCTGCTATGATGAACTCCGCTGCAAAATCGATGACCACCCCCAGTATCAGCACGGACATGGTGCGCACCTACCTCCAAGAAATTGGGCGGGTGCCGCTCCTGAGCCACGAACAGGAAATTATTCTGGGTAAGCAAGTTCAGCAAATGATGGCTCTGCGGGACACCCACGATGCCTTAGCCGAGTCGCTGGGGCGCGAACCCACCGTTGAGGAATGGGCGGCGGCCTGCAACCTCAGCCCCAAAGAATTGCACAGCACCCTGAAGCGGGGTCAGCGCGCTAAGCAAAAGATGATTGAGGCCAACCTACGGCTGGTGGTCTCGGTGGCTAAAAAGTACCAAAAGCGGAATCTGGAACTGCTGGATTTGGTGCAGGAGGGAACCCTTGGCCTAGAGCGGGGGGTGGAAAAGTTTGACCCCACCCGGGGCTACAAGTTTTCCACCTATGCCTACTGGTGGATTCGCCAAGCCATTACCCGGGCCATTGCCCAGCAGGCGCGCACGATCCGCTTGCCCATCCATATTACCGAGAAACTCAACAAAATTAAGCGGACGCAGCGGGAACTCTCGCAGCAACTGGGGCGCAGCGCTACCCCCGCGGAAGTGGCCGCTGCCCTCGAACTGGAGCCGGAGCAAATTCGCGAATACCTCACCCTGGCGCGGCAGCCGGTCTCCCTTGACCTGCGGGTGGGGGACAACCAAGATACGGAGTTGGGTGAGTTGCTCGAAGACAATAGTATTTCACCGGAGCAATTTACCACCGTCGAGTCGCTGCGGGATGATGTGCATCTGTGGTTGGCGGAACTGACCCCGCAGCAGCGGCAAGTGCTCACTCTCCGCTATGGTCTCAGCGATGGCCAAGAACTCTCCTTGGCCAAGGTGGGGGAACAGCTTAACCTGAGTCGGGAGCGGGTGCGGCAACTGGAACGGCAAGCCTTAGACCATCTGCGGCGCCGCCGCCAGCAGATGTATGAATACCTCGCAAGCTAGGGCGGGGGCATGCTGATGGGGGCACAGGAGTGGGTCAGGGCACTGCAACTACAGCCCCATCCGGAGGGGGGCTACTTTGCTGAGGTGTACCGCGCCTCGGGGAGCATTCCCGCCTCGGTGTTGCCCCCTGAGTTTGCCGGGGGCGATCGCGCCTACAGTACCAGCATTTATTTTCTGCTGCGGTCGGGGGAGCGATCGCTACTACACCAAATTGCCAGTGATGAGGTGTGGCATTTTTATACCGGCAGTCGTCTCACCCTTCACGTCATTTATCCCGACGGTGCCTACCAGCGCCTCCCCTTGGGGATCAACGTTGACGCGGGCGATCGCCTGCAACAGGTGGTACCCGCCATGACTTGGTTTGGTGCCACCGTCAATGATCCCGATAGTTTTAGCCTTGTGGGTTGCACTGTTGCTCCGGGGTTTGACTTTCGCGATTTCCGCCTCGCCAACCGTTACGATCTGCAACAGCAATTTCCACAGCACGCCGACCTCATTGCCCAGTTAACCCCCGCTCCTAAACGCTAAACAACGTGCGCAGGCGGTGGCGGATCCAGTGTAATGGGGGCAGAGAGGAGCGGTCTTTGCCATTGATGCCCACCAGCCCTAGCTCTTGCAGGACCTGCTGGCGAGCCGCTAATTCATGGGCAATCTCTTCCGCGAGTTGGGGCTGTGCCTGTAGGAGTCGCTGCACGGCGGTGCGATGCACCACAAAGAGAATCGTATCTTCAAGGGCACGTACAGTTGCCGAGCGCCGCATCCCTGTCAATACGGCAATTTCGCCAAAGAACTCCCCTTGGTAGAGGGTCGCCAGAATTTGATCCAAGTGCTCAGAGCGCACTTCTACTGCCCCTTCCAAGACAATGTAAAAGGCATCGCCGGGATCCCCTTCCTTGCAGATAATTTCACCAACGCCATAAAATTGGCGGGTTCCTAACTCGATCAGCATTTGCAAGTCAGCATTAGAGCAGCGGGAAAAGCAACTGATGTTGCGCAAGAGATCCGCCAAGGTCGGCAGGGGCGTGCTGGACTTGGGCTTGGCCACACTGACCTCTGTGACTTCTGTAACCTCGGAAACTTTTGGGGTAGAGCGGCGATAATAGCGGGCAATAGAGCGCAACTCGCCAACGTCCCGCAGGCGCAGATCCAGCTGAGGAAAGGGAATTTCAATATCCCGCTGACGTAACTCCTGTTCAATTAAGAAGTTCAGCGCGCTTTTGATCGGTTCTGAGTCTTGGGGGCGGTTAATCCACACCAGTAGCTCGAAGATATAGGCGCTTTCGCCAAAGTTGCGAAACCAAACACTCGGAGGTGGACTTAGGAGGACCCGTGGGTCTTGGCGGGCGGCACTCAGGAGCGCCTCGGTCACCAGCACGGTGTCGCTGCCGTAGGCCACACTGACGGGAATATGAATGCGGCTATCGGGGCTGCCATAGCTCCAGTTGACAACGTTCTTTTCAATAAAGCGGTTGTTGGGCACGATCACGTACTGGCTATCGTTGGTGCGGATAATCGTGGCGCGAATGGAAATTTTTTCCACCGTGCCCAGCAGGCCATCCACTTCAATAAAATCCCCAACCTTGATCGGGTGCTCTAGGAGAATGGCCAAGCCACTGATAAAGTTACTGGCTAAGGTTTGTAAACCAAAACCAAAACCAATCCCCAGTACCCCCGCCAGCACCGTCAAGGAGCTAAGGTCAATGCCAGCGGTTTGTAAAACAATAATAAAGCCAATAAAACTGAGGCTGTAGCTCACCACCCGCGTGATGGTTTCCTGACTGCCGCGATCCACCCGTAGTTCTATCAGGATGCGGTTTTTAATCCACTCACTCACCCAGCGGGAGGTAAAAATAACGCTAACCGAGAGAAACAGAATGATAAAGAGGAAGTTGAGCGTGATTTCTGTGCGCCCCAACTGCATAAAGGGGGTATTGAAAATCACGTCAATTTGTTTCATTAAGAAGGAAACGGTGCTATCAATGCGGTCGTGCCACGGAGATAGGCTTTCCACCGATTGCAAGACCCATGAGAGCACCAGCGCCCACAGCAGAATCCGCAAGGTTAGGCGCAGGAAACTGAGGCCGAGGCTGAGCCATGGCCGTGCTGTCGCGTCCAGTTGTTGATTGAGTCGTTCCTGTAGCCGCCTCAAGCCCATCTGGATCAGGAGCCAATCCCCAAAGATGGCGATCGCCACAATGACCACAATTTGTACGGCTTCAAGGAGTGCAAATCGTAAGCGCTCATTGCGAGACGCTTGAGCCAGCAAAATACTGACGGGTGTCGTTGCCAAAACTAGGCCAACGTGTTTGATCATGATCGGAGTTGCTGTGCCCGCGCTGCTTTAATGACGTCAATCACCTCGGTATGTTTCCCCTCTAGCGCCCACACTAAGGCCGTCCACGAGTTCTGATCCTTGGCATTGAGATCTGCCCCAGCCGCAATGAGTTGTTGCGCCGTCTTGGCCTGTCCTTTTGCTGCCGCGGCCATGAGGGGGGTCAAGCCAAAGTCGGTTTTGGCATTCACCTGTGCCCCGGCCCTAAGCAGGTGTTCAACAATTGCCGTAAAGCCTCCGCCGGCGGCGGCCATGAGGGGTGTCCACCCTTCATTATCCCGCTGATTGGCATTGGCACCGGCGGCTAAGAGGACATCCACAATCTCGGTATGCCCTAGCTCTGCCGCCATGGCAAGGGGGAAAACCCCCGCTTCATTGGCAGCGTTGAGATCAGCCCCACTGGCGATCGCCGCTGCAACCGCCTTGGGATCACCCGTTTCAATGGCTGTGAACAACTCACCCATACGTTATGCAACTAGCACCTCGCTGTTCAAACATATCTTAATTTCGATATGAGAGTGCTTGCTGCCTCAACCGGATTGAACCGGTGGGAAAATAATTCTAGATGAGTCTTGTCACGGCCTAGCCGTGGTTGCTATGATCATAAAGCACTTTTGCGCCGGGATAGCTCAGTTGGTAGAGCAGAGGACTGAAAATCCTCGTGTCGCCAGTTCAATTCTGGCTCCTGGCATTTTAGCCAGCGCCCCTAAAGCACTGGGGATCGACTTTGAGGCGTTTGGCAAGGGCTTGCAGCGCGCGCAGGTCTGTCTCGTTTAGCTCAGGGTGGCGCTGCACGAGGGCAATTAAGCCATAAAGCTGCTCTTGGGCAGGATCAAGAGCCAAGGTAAAGCCCAAGGCATCCCCCACGGTCACCAGATCCTGCACCAAAGGGCTGAGTTGGGCAATGGTGGTGCCCTCTAGATGGTGGGCTAAGTACCGCAAGCAGGTACAAATTTGCTGCTCCAGTAAGCGCTGCTGTTCCTTGAGGCTGAGGTGGCAGTTGAGAAGGCGTGCCTCCCGGGCGATCGCCCCCAATTCCGTGAGATGGTTGCGGATCTCGGCCATGGGTAGGGCACTAGGATCACTGAGATCCTGCTCCAAATGGCGCAGATGGGTAATGGCGCGATGGGTTAAGGCCACAGCCGCCGCCACCTGCAACTCTTGGGGGACACTGA harbors:
- a CDS encoding ankyrin repeat domain-containing protein, with the protein product MGELFTAIETGDPKAVAAAIASGADLNAANEAGVFPLAMAAELGHTEIVDVLLAAGANANQRDNEGWTPLMAAAGGGFTAIVEHLLRAGAQVNAKTDFGLTPLMAAAAKGQAKTAQQLIAAGADLNAKDQNSWTALVWALEGKHTEVIDVIKAARAQQLRS
- a CDS encoding RNA polymerase sigma factor, RpoD/SigA family, with amino-acid sequence MMNSAAKSMTTPSISTDMVRTYLQEIGRVPLLSHEQEIILGKQVQQMMALRDTHDALAESLGREPTVEEWAAACNLSPKELHSTLKRGQRAKQKMIEANLRLVVSVAKKYQKRNLELLDLVQEGTLGLERGVEKFDPTRGYKFSTYAYWWIRQAITRAIAQQARTIRLPIHITEKLNKIKRTQRELSQQLGRSATPAEVAAALELEPEQIREYLTLARQPVSLDLRVGDNQDTELGELLEDNSISPEQFTTVESLRDDVHLWLAELTPQQRQVLTLRYGLSDGQELSLAKVGEQLNLSRERVRQLERQALDHLRRRRQQMYEYLAS
- a CDS encoding mechanosensitive ion channel encodes the protein MIKHVGLVLATTPVSILLAQASRNERLRFALLEAVQIVVIVAIAIFGDWLLIQMGLRRLQERLNQQLDATARPWLSLGLSFLRLTLRILLWALVLSWVLQSVESLSPWHDRIDSTVSFLMKQIDVIFNTPFMQLGRTEITLNFLFIILFLSVSVIFTSRWVSEWIKNRILIELRVDRGSQETITRVVSYSLSFIGFIIVLQTAGIDLSSLTVLAGVLGIGFGFGLQTLASNFISGLAILLEHPIKVGDFIEVDGLLGTVEKISIRATIIRTNDSQYVIVPNNRFIEKNVVNWSYGSPDSRIHIPVSVAYGSDTVLVTEALLSAARQDPRVLLSPPPSVWFRNFGESAYIFELLVWINRPQDSEPIKSALNFLIEQELRQRDIEIPFPQLDLRLRDVGELRSIARYYRRSTPKVSEVTEVTEVSVAKPKSSTPLPTLADLLRNISCFSRCSNADLQMLIELGTRQFYGVGEIICKEGDPGDAFYIVLEGAVEVRSEHLDQILATLYQGEFFGEIAVLTGMRRSATVRALEDTILFVVHRTAVQRLLQAQPQLAEEIAHELAARQQVLQELGLVGINGKDRSSLPPLHWIRHRLRTLFSV
- a CDS encoding cupin domain-containing protein, encoding MLMGAQEWVRALQLQPHPEGGYFAEVYRASGSIPASVLPPEFAGGDRAYSTSIYFLLRSGERSLLHQIASDEVWHFYTGSRLTLHVIYPDGAYQRLPLGINVDAGDRLQQVVPAMTWFGATVNDPDSFSLVGCTVAPGFDFRDFRLANRYDLQQQFPQHADLIAQLTPAPKR